A portion of the Thunnus albacares chromosome 5, fThuAlb1.1, whole genome shotgun sequence genome contains these proteins:
- the tmem81 gene encoding transmembrane protein 81, which produces NQSSDPTDAAVWTHNHIIFYLFSLHLISALKADPEEVPVEVIVDSSPCSVTCGLGVKIQTLCLLKDGKTAMEEDVRRKDGTEVSEECRVRRVKCRETWQCGLRTITVTSGQRVEVDCLGEVMEAMGKFSWRVSWRYARGIISSDDSLFARWEAPELDRVILDPVREEDAGTYRCEVQDANFRRVKRVYWGIRVLPDKILNLDYESSLAQWDLAGNQENQTVSDQGDHRTALLYTILISLSIAGLGSGLILLGLHQIVKRRNT; this is translated from the exons AACCAGTCATCAGATCCAACAGATGCAGCAGTTTGGACTCATAATCACATcatcttttacctcttcagtcTCCATCTGATTTCTGCATTAAAAG CTGACCCGGAGGAAGTGCCGGTGGAGGTGATTGTTGACAGTTCTCCCTGCAGCGTCACCTGTGGGCTGGGTGTCAAAATTCAAACTCTGTGTTTACTGAAAGATGGCAAGACAGCGATGGAAGAAGATGTGAGACGTAAAGATGGAACAGAG GTGTCGGAGGAGTGTCGTGTGCGTAGGGTGAAGTGTCGAGAGACATGGCAGTGTGGACTCAGGACCATCACTGTGACTTCAGGACAAAGAGTGGAGGTCGACTGTCTGGGAGAAGTCATGGAGGCGATGGGGAAGTTCTCCTGGAG GGTATCCTGGCGTTATGCCCGAGGAATAATCAGCTCCGATGACTCTCTGTTTGCTCGCTGGGAGGCTCCTGAACTGGACCGTGTGATTCTGGATCCTGTCAGGGAGGAAGATGCAG GTACATATCGCTGCGAAGTGCAGGATGCCAACTTCCGCAGGGTGAAGAGGGTTTACTGGGGGATCCGGGTTTTGCCCGACAAGATTCTCAATCTGGACTATGAAAGCTCTCTGGCCCAGTGGGACTTGGCTGGAAACCAGGAGAACCAGACTGTGTCAGACCAGGGCGACCACAGGACAGCTCTTCTTTACACT ATACTGATCAGTTTGAGCATCGCAGGCCTCGGGAGTGGACTGATTCTGCTCGGCCTCCATCAGATAGTGAAGAGGAGGAACACATAA